A part of Pectinatus sottacetonis genomic DNA contains:
- a CDS encoding DNA polymerase IV produces the protein MERYVMHVDMDAFFASVEQVDNPELKGKPVIVGGNKERGVVSTASYEARKYGVHSAMSSVKAHKLCPQGIFLPVRHERYHEISQQIFLLFQEFSPIVEPLSIDEAFLDITGMEGIYGNLKKYAADLKQRILAQTGIYASVGIAPNKFLAKIASDLDKPDGLVIIDHGQEKNFIANLPITKLWGVGSKTADKLYNMGCSKVKNILQVDRQLLKNTFGEKTAVHLWQLANGIDEREVKTGREVKSIGNEQTFDEDIVERSIINKKFLELAEKVGWRLRQKKVKAKTISIKVRTDSFITYTRSVTLSKSTNFDETLYHAAQRLFAGLSFKGRIRLLGLTGSNLSAFEEQSLFVNDEKKDQLYKTIDQIKKRFGINSITKAQLLEEKQKNKQ, from the coding sequence ATGGAACGATATGTAATGCATGTTGATATGGACGCGTTTTTTGCTTCAGTGGAACAAGTGGATAATCCTGAGCTAAAAGGAAAACCAGTTATTGTAGGTGGTAATAAAGAACGCGGCGTAGTTAGTACAGCATCTTATGAAGCACGGAAGTATGGTGTTCATTCAGCAATGTCATCGGTAAAGGCCCATAAACTGTGTCCTCAGGGGATTTTTCTACCAGTTAGGCATGAGCGGTATCATGAAATATCACAACAGATTTTTTTATTGTTTCAGGAATTTTCTCCAATAGTAGAACCCTTATCCATAGATGAAGCTTTTCTTGATATTACTGGAATGGAAGGAATATATGGGAACCTGAAAAAATACGCTGCTGATCTTAAACAGCGTATTTTAGCACAGACGGGTATATATGCTTCTGTAGGGATAGCACCTAATAAATTTTTGGCAAAAATAGCGTCTGATCTAGATAAACCTGATGGATTAGTTATAATTGATCATGGACAGGAAAAAAATTTTATTGCCAATCTTCCTATTACAAAATTATGGGGTGTTGGTAGCAAAACAGCAGATAAATTGTATAATATGGGATGTAGCAAAGTAAAGAATATTTTACAGGTGGATCGGCAATTGCTGAAAAATACTTTTGGTGAAAAAACGGCAGTACATTTATGGCAGCTGGCCAACGGTATTGACGAGCGTGAAGTAAAAACTGGGCGAGAAGTAAAATCAATAGGGAATGAACAGACTTTCGATGAAGATATAGTGGAGAGATCAATTATCAATAAAAAATTTTTGGAATTAGCAGAAAAAGTCGGCTGGCGGTTGCGCCAGAAAAAAGTCAAAGCGAAAACAATAAGTATTAAGGTTCGCACAGATTCTTTTATTACTTATACACGCAGTGTTACATTGAGTAAATCTACTAATTTTGACGAAACTTTATATCATGCCGCGCAGCGGCTGTTTGCGGGATTAAGTTTCAAGGGGCGCATTCGGCTACTGGGGTTGACTGGTAGTAATTTATCAGCATTTGAAGAGCAGTCATTGTTTGTAAATGATGAAAAAAAAGACCAATTGTACAAAACAATTGATCAAATAAAAAAACGATTTGGGATAAACTCAATAACCAAAGCACAATTACTAGAGGAAAAACAAAAAAATAAACAATAA
- a CDS encoding transglutaminase-like domain-containing protein translates to MKKEKSYYSRIGQTFLLWWGLITILNCLYSYAGFSLTIKEITFSLIICLVLYLLNFIDNKSRKFITCIILLGIGIYFIYRYNQQLYISLLYTANAFINSFKEPYHLNLICLKVPYNVEHIAQIQAAFLLLAIMAIFFRVFMSSKRGCILLLLITAPLYMMGLYFDVFPSMSGIAGMVSFWTAMGIYINGNFTSKTYIYAVFAVIMIFAAGAVIQRTIPQSEYKHPNFAQYIPQSITNLLNEYLSPSGRATAMDDILHGINGRGQLGDMDSLTQTGRKMMQVETSLQAVQGNLYLRNYSGAIYKNNSWYDLPEKDYEWNSHIFDTYSAGAWYDQSVIIFSALQNDQHGQDLLQKYIQGTDTNGNIFLAHQFKITRLYDGVRQIFLPYNADVSSSIFKYDKLSVRNNKGIYQVTAYNMPSDYSGVDLFLQQYSGSNKFINYYYHTEREYRKFVYEYYRQVPPGILDKFAEKFPIPEAVTPKQKDAFIAALQAYFQKNYKYTTAPGKLPPGQDFVSYFLNKSHEGYCTYFASAAVLILRKAGIPARYVVGYAVPNKIIARAEIVGIDSSNDNIHSFTVIDKQAHAWVEIYQDGWGWRPVDFTPADVVRKQSSSVTQNHTSVHKPSVGQQNNGENRVKNEQKQVVKKIDKTDGSHMEVNIKSVVGILLVCILLLLVYRIKKYNMIIKQIFYPDNITIKRHQHILKLYDYMEKLVYYRKIIHVPDMEYLKYASYLSEKEIQWCNIPIKDFMVIVLKARFSEDEISYEEWDTAVTVVKNMRMTIYDKLNIWQKVLFKYIYGL, encoded by the coding sequence ATGAAAAAGGAAAAATCATATTACAGTAGAATAGGACAGACTTTTTTATTGTGGTGGGGTTTGATTACTATATTAAACTGCCTTTACTCGTATGCGGGATTTTCGCTGACGATTAAAGAAATTACTTTTTCATTAATAATTTGCCTGGTTTTATATTTACTAAACTTTATTGATAACAAGTCAAGAAAATTTATAACATGTATTATATTACTGGGGATAGGAATATATTTTATTTATAGATATAATCAGCAGTTATATATAAGTCTGCTGTATACAGCTAATGCTTTTATAAATTCTTTTAAAGAACCGTATCATCTTAATCTCATTTGCTTAAAAGTGCCATATAATGTGGAACATATCGCACAGATACAGGCAGCATTCTTGCTTTTGGCTATCATGGCAATATTTTTTCGAGTATTTATGTCCAGTAAAAGAGGTTGTATACTACTCTTACTGATAACAGCACCGTTATATATGATGGGTCTATATTTTGATGTATTTCCTAGCATGAGCGGTATAGCAGGAATGGTTTCATTTTGGACAGCAATGGGAATATATATAAATGGAAATTTTACATCAAAAACATATATATATGCAGTTTTTGCTGTAATAATGATATTTGCTGCCGGAGCGGTAATTCAGAGAACAATACCACAAAGTGAGTATAAACATCCAAATTTTGCACAATATATACCACAGAGTATAACAAATCTGCTTAATGAATATCTATCACCTAGTGGCAGGGCTACAGCTATGGATGATATACTCCATGGTATCAATGGGCGGGGGCAGCTTGGAGACATGGACAGTCTGACCCAAACTGGACGTAAAATGATGCAGGTTGAAACGTCTTTGCAGGCAGTGCAGGGAAATTTATACTTGAGAAATTACTCAGGGGCAATATATAAAAATAATTCATGGTATGATTTGCCAGAGAAAGATTATGAGTGGAACAGTCATATCTTTGATACTTATTCAGCTGGTGCATGGTATGATCAGAGTGTAATTATTTTTAGTGCATTGCAAAATGATCAGCATGGACAGGATCTGCTGCAAAAATACATACAGGGGACAGACACTAATGGCAACATTTTTCTAGCACACCAATTTAAGATAACAAGATTGTATGATGGTGTCAGGCAAATTTTTTTACCATATAATGCTGATGTATCCAGCAGTATTTTTAAATATGATAAGCTGTCTGTCAGAAATAATAAGGGAATTTATCAGGTTACCGCATATAATATGCCATCAGATTATAGTGGAGTTGATTTATTCCTGCAGCAGTATAGCGGCAGCAATAAATTTATCAACTATTATTATCATACCGAAAGGGAATATAGAAAATTTGTTTATGAATATTACAGGCAGGTGCCACCGGGAATTTTAGATAAATTTGCTGAAAAGTTCCCTATACCTGAGGCTGTTACGCCAAAACAAAAAGATGCGTTTATTGCTGCATTGCAGGCATATTTCCAAAAAAATTATAAATATACGACAGCACCGGGGAAATTGCCGCCGGGTCAGGATTTTGTCAGCTATTTTTTGAATAAATCCCATGAAGGTTATTGTACTTACTTTGCTTCAGCAGCGGTGCTGATATTGCGCAAGGCAGGAATTCCAGCCAGGTATGTTGTTGGATATGCAGTTCCCAATAAAATTATTGCTCGAGCTGAAATTGTAGGGATAGACAGTAGTAATGATAATATACATTCGTTTACTGTAATTGATAAACAAGCTCATGCCTGGGTAGAAATATATCAGGATGGTTGGGGTTGGCGACCGGTAGACTTTACGCCGGCGGATGTTGTAAGAAAACAATCTTCGTCAGTAACTCAAAATCACACTTCTGTGCATAAACCGTCAGTGGGGCAGCAGAATAATGGTGAAAATAGAGTAAAAAATGAACAAAAACAGGTAGTAAAGAAAATTGATAAGACAGATGGAAGCCATATGGAAGTAAATATAAAATCAGTAGTAGGAATATTGTTAGTATGTATTTTATTATTGCTGGTGTATAGGATAAAAAAGTATAATATGATAATAAAACAAATATTTTATCCAGATAATATTACAATAAAAAGGCACCAGCATATACTAAAGCTGTATGATTATATGGAAAAATTGGTTTATTACCGAAAAATTATACATGTACCTGATATGGAATATTTAAAATATGCGTCATATTTGTCTGAAAAAGAAATACAATGGTGTAATATTCCTATAAAAGATTTTATGGTTATTGTGTTAAAAGCCCGGTTTAGTGAAGATGAAATATCATATGAAGAATGGGATACGGCTGTTACTGTTGTAAAAAATATGCGTATGACCATTTACGATAAGTTGAATATATGGCAGAAAGTTTTATTTAAATATATTTACGGATTATAG
- a CDS encoding ABC transporter permease: MDLIISTISQGLLWAVMAIGVYLTFRVLDIADLTVEGSFPLGAATAASLLTAGYNPVLAIIIACIAGMLSGVITGVLHTKLKIPALLAGILTMIALYSVNLRIMGKANISLLQIDTIFTIFPSSLSRQMTILIIGFIIVLVVSIINYWFFGTEIGAAVRATGFNQNMIRANGINTDLTIVLGLLLSNGLVAISGALVAQSNGFADVGMGVGTIVIGLASVIIGEVLFGTKSFRNCLISVILGSIVYRIVIAIVLQLGMPPNDLKLFTAILVTLALSLPLFQAKINERKRKAANHA, translated from the coding sequence TTGGACTTAATAATTTCTACTATTTCACAGGGACTTTTATGGGCCGTAATGGCTATTGGCGTTTATCTGACATTTCGTGTTCTTGATATCGCCGATCTTACAGTTGAAGGCAGCTTTCCTTTAGGAGCTGCCACTGCTGCCTCATTGCTGACAGCCGGTTACAATCCTGTGTTGGCAATAATTATTGCTTGCATCGCTGGCATGCTCAGTGGTGTTATAACTGGAGTTTTACATACAAAACTAAAAATCCCCGCTCTTTTGGCAGGAATTTTGACGATGATTGCTCTTTATTCTGTCAATCTCCGCATAATGGGCAAAGCTAACATTTCTCTGCTGCAGATTGATACTATTTTTACTATTTTTCCCTCATCATTAAGCAGACAAATGACGATTTTAATTATTGGTTTTATAATCGTGCTTGTCGTCAGCATTATAAACTACTGGTTTTTCGGCACGGAAATAGGCGCTGCTGTACGCGCTACTGGATTTAACCAAAATATGATACGTGCCAATGGTATTAATACAGATCTCACAATAGTATTAGGATTATTATTAAGCAATGGCTTGGTAGCAATTTCCGGCGCACTGGTAGCCCAAAGCAACGGCTTTGCTGATGTGGGTATGGGAGTAGGCACTATCGTTATTGGTCTTGCTTCTGTCATTATTGGTGAAGTTTTATTTGGCACAAAAAGTTTCAGAAACTGCCTCATTTCCGTTATTTTAGGCTCTATTGTTTATCGCATAGTCATTGCCATAGTATTGCAACTTGGTATGCCTCCGAATGATCTAAAGCTTTTTACTGCTATTTTAGTTACTCTTGCTCTCTCGTTACCGTTATTCCAAGCTAAAATCAATGAAAGAAAAAGGAAGGCGGCAAATCATGCTTGA
- a CDS encoding AAA family ATPase has protein sequence MKVNNIKMREIIDEMKKAVVGKDEVLEKILMAVLAGGHILIDDIPGVGKTTISRTLAKVLGLSQKRIQFTPDILPSDITGFSMYDKKTGEFHYMPGAAMTNILLADEINRTSPRTQSALLEVMEEGTVTVDSVTRRVPEPFITIATQNPLGFAGTQELPESQIDRFLIKLTLGYPSISEEIEILKGTYNDTEEQLKGILTVRELLELQQETKKIHVDDSIYEYIAKLAKATRESKYISLGVSPRGSIALINMAKARAMFFARSYVQPGDVLSSIQSVFSHRLLINGKAGLEHLSTEIILNKIVQAIPLPQITEQDK, from the coding sequence ATGAAAGTTAATAATATAAAAATGCGTGAGATAATAGACGAAATGAAAAAAGCAGTGGTAGGCAAAGACGAAGTATTAGAAAAAATATTAATGGCTGTATTAGCAGGTGGACATATCTTGATAGATGATATACCAGGTGTGGGTAAAACTACTATATCGCGTACTTTGGCTAAAGTCCTGGGCTTATCACAAAAACGCATACAGTTCACGCCGGATATTTTGCCATCTGACATAACGGGATTTTCTATGTATGATAAAAAAACCGGCGAATTTCACTATATGCCCGGAGCGGCAATGACTAATATATTGTTAGCTGATGAGATCAACAGGACATCTCCACGGACACAGTCGGCACTTCTTGAAGTAATGGAAGAAGGTACTGTTACCGTTGATTCTGTTACAAGAAGGGTACCTGAACCATTTATTACAATAGCAACACAAAACCCATTGGGTTTTGCAGGAACGCAGGAATTACCAGAATCGCAGATAGATAGATTTTTAATAAAATTAACACTAGGCTATCCTAGTATTAGTGAAGAAATAGAAATATTAAAGGGAACATATAATGATACAGAAGAACAGCTAAAAGGTATTTTAACAGTAAGGGAATTACTTGAGTTGCAGCAGGAAACAAAAAAAATACATGTAGATGACAGTATTTATGAGTATATTGCAAAATTGGCAAAAGCCACACGGGAATCTAAATATATTTCATTGGGAGTAAGTCCGCGGGGAAGTATTGCTTTGATAAATATGGCTAAGGCCAGAGCTATGTTTTTTGCGCGATCTTATGTGCAACCGGGAGATGTCCTGTCAAGTATTCAATCTGTTTTCAGTCACAGGTTGCTAATTAACGGCAAAGCGGGATTGGAACATCTATCAACTGAGATTATATTAAACAAAATAGTACAGGCGATACCATTACCACAGATAACGGAGCAGGATAAATGA
- a CDS encoding ABC transporter ATP-binding protein, with the protein MLEVKNISKTFNPGTITEKIALSGLSLHLYPGDFVTIIGGNGAGKSTLMNSIAGTFPIDEGKIIIANTDITKWAEHKRARYIGRVFQDPMMGTAAGMMIEENLAIASRRGKTPSLRWSARKSERNKFKELLQTLNLGLEDRLESKVGLLSGGQRQALTLLMATMGDPKLLLLDEHTAALDPKTAEKVLSMTDNIITSRHLTTLMITHNMRDALRFGNRLIMMFNGKIIIDVKGKDKKDLTVNDLLSMFEQASGSKMDNDRMLLS; encoded by the coding sequence ATGCTTGAAGTAAAAAATATATCAAAAACTTTTAATCCCGGGACTATTACCGAAAAAATTGCTTTAAGTGGGCTATCGCTTCATCTGTATCCCGGTGATTTCGTCACTATTATCGGTGGTAATGGTGCTGGTAAATCAACATTAATGAATTCTATTGCTGGTACTTTTCCTATAGATGAAGGAAAAATAATTATTGCTAATACTGATATCACAAAATGGGCAGAACATAAACGAGCTCGATATATTGGCCGTGTTTTTCAAGATCCCATGATGGGAACAGCTGCTGGTATGATGATAGAAGAAAATCTTGCTATTGCTTCCAGACGCGGCAAAACACCATCCCTGCGCTGGAGTGCCCGTAAAAGTGAACGTAATAAATTTAAGGAATTACTTCAAACTTTAAACCTGGGACTAGAAGATCGACTAGAAAGCAAGGTGGGACTTTTATCTGGTGGACAAAGACAAGCCTTAACCTTATTAATGGCAACCATGGGTGATCCTAAGCTGTTGCTTTTAGATGAACATACAGCTGCTCTTGATCCCAAAACAGCTGAAAAAGTTCTTTCCATGACTGATAACATCATTACCAGCAGACACCTTACTACCTTGATGATCACTCATAACATGCGCGATGCACTCCGCTTTGGAAACCGCCTGATTATGATGTTCAATGGAAAAATCATCATTGATGTAAAAGGCAAAGATAAAAAAGACCTTACTGTAAATGATCTTTTATCTATGTTCGAACAAGCTTCGGGCAGTAAAATGGATAATGACCGCATGCTGCTCAGCTAG
- a CDS encoding HlyD family secretion protein: MKIYPNIMHNKKFLVLSIIIFLLIALAVSCLHCFFNYIFPPGTHHHIQTISVRSTMKARLIEINVKNGTIVKKGMILARLDSTKLRSELATEQNNFSTIQRKLVAAKQSNSISKITQTEKALDLATVNLINAQKNYSNANNLFLHNYISKRKFTVAKNNLATAQSVHHTAEEAYILVTAGSRPADVLYYEKQLTDTTILMQKINKKIAETVIRAPSNGTVTTILVKTGHITIPGENLFNISLNMSSSSSPARSNRAKFICSIKDLISLL, from the coding sequence TAATAAAAAATTTTTAGTTCTAAGTATAATCATATTTCTACTTATAGCATTAGCAGTAAGCTGCCTGCATTGTTTCTTTAATTATATATTTCCCCCTGGTACTCATCACCATATTCAAACGATTTCTGTAAGATCAACAATGAAAGCCCGTCTTATCGAGATAAATGTTAAAAATGGTACTATTGTAAAAAAAGGAATGATCCTTGCCCGGCTTGATTCTACAAAACTCCGTTCAGAATTGGCAACTGAACAAAATAATTTTTCTACTATACAAAGAAAACTTGTTGCTGCAAAGCAGAGTAACAGTATCTCCAAAATCACTCAGACAGAAAAGGCACTTGACCTAGCAACAGTTAACTTAATTAATGCACAGAAAAACTATAGCAACGCCAATAATCTTTTTTTGCATAACTATATTTCCAAGAGGAAATTTACTGTTGCCAAGAACAATCTTGCAACAGCTCAATCAGTGCATCATACTGCAGAGGAAGCCTATATTTTAGTCACTGCCGGCAGCCGGCCTGCTGATGTTTTATACTATGAAAAACAGCTTACTGACACCACTATACTTATGCAAAAAATCAATAAAAAAATAGCTGAAACTGTCATACGTGCTCCTTCTAACGGCACTGTAACCACAATATTAGTTAAAACGGGGCATATTACGATCCCTGGGGAAAACCTCTTCAATATAAGTCTAAATATGAGTTCAAGTTCTTCACCGGCACGCAGCAACAGAGCAAAATTTATCTGCTCTATAAAAGACCTTATCAGTTTATTATAA
- a CDS encoding DUF58 domain-containing protein: MIIRWIIYFFALLYSFIIYVMYSQYQAFMLFALIAAIPLLSFISLLIGVKTVKVYFHNETFTINNGEKLKLPYMIKYKSLLPLADFCIIAEEKNGWGEILVRKVINNNEIIFNKKQRNYIYDAECCGKTEINIRSIKFYALLNLFTYTKNIDRQWMVFVMPLIYEKSNDSLTTADNKVYRHTSYNSLGNVSGIRLYKIGDNSRFIHWKASLAHDEFYVKEHEFLNDEEERILLFDLSDDSDTAANNAVFTSVYNIGLHFIEQYGNFFLAYLGQNSRFLIRKITNKKMLDVSMVEYMENSCFQKNMVNWRLFIAKKTTYRYKAVYVSAEEEKIRSSLNESNYCNNIKLVIINDGQKTSVRSHEADIIYINKNYLSEDIAGVWTL, translated from the coding sequence ATGATAATAAGATGGATAATATATTTTTTTGCGTTGTTGTATTCATTTATTATATATGTAATGTATTCTCAGTATCAGGCGTTTATGCTGTTTGCACTGATTGCGGCAATTCCGTTGCTTTCTTTTATTAGTCTGTTGATAGGAGTAAAAACGGTGAAGGTATATTTTCATAATGAAACTTTTACCATAAATAATGGAGAAAAGCTAAAATTGCCATATATGATTAAATATAAGTCATTACTGCCATTAGCAGATTTTTGTATCATTGCAGAGGAAAAAAATGGCTGGGGAGAAATTCTTGTCAGAAAAGTTATAAATAACAATGAAATTATTTTTAACAAGAAACAAAGAAATTATATATACGATGCAGAGTGTTGTGGAAAAACAGAAATCAATATACGGAGTATAAAATTTTATGCATTATTAAATCTTTTTACTTATACTAAAAATATAGATAGACAATGGATGGTATTTGTTATGCCGTTGATATATGAAAAAAGTAATGATTCATTAACTACAGCTGATAATAAGGTATATAGACATACTTCATATAATAGCTTAGGTAATGTATCTGGTATTAGACTGTATAAAATTGGCGATAACAGCCGATTTATTCACTGGAAAGCATCATTGGCTCATGATGAGTTTTATGTAAAGGAACATGAATTTTTAAATGATGAAGAAGAAAGGATATTATTGTTTGACCTTTCTGATGATAGTGATACAGCAGCAAATAACGCTGTTTTTACCAGTGTATATAATATAGGACTGCACTTTATAGAACAATATGGAAATTTCTTTTTGGCCTACTTGGGACAAAACAGCAGGTTCCTTATACGTAAAATAACAAATAAAAAGATGCTGGATGTTTCAATGGTTGAATATATGGAAAACAGTTGTTTTCAAAAAAATATGGTCAATTGGCGTTTATTTATAGCTAAAAAAACAACTTATAGATATAAAGCTGTTTATGTTTCGGCAGAAGAAGAAAAGATTAGAAGTTCTTTAAATGAGAGCAATTATTGTAATAATATAAAATTAGTTATTATCAACGATGGACAAAAGACATCTGTTAGATCGCATGAAGCTGATATTATATATATAAATAAAAATTATCTGTCGGAAGATATAGCAGGGGTATGGACACTATGA
- a CDS encoding ABC transporter substrate-binding protein, giving the protein MFIMKNWKFTVLALAAVFASSLIAGCGSQSANNSQKKSFKIGVIQLVEHNALDAANKGFIQGLKDRGYVEGKNITVDQQNAQADQSNLQNIAQRFVSNNDDLICAIATPAAQTMANATKKIPIVGTAITDYKAARLVTSDEKPGGNVTGTSDMSPIKKQIDLLIKLFPNAKTIGTVYSSSEINSEIQVKAMTQYAESKGLTVKTATVSTVNDIQQAAQSLVGSVDVFYEPTDNIIASAMPTLTAITDAAKIPVICAEPNMVKKGGLATYGIDYYKLGIQTGHMAADILDGKSKPADMPIETAKDLKITINKKDAATLGITIPADLEKNADIIE; this is encoded by the coding sequence ATGTTTATAATGAAAAACTGGAAATTCACTGTATTAGCTCTCGCTGCTGTTTTTGCCAGCAGCCTTATTGCCGGATGTGGTTCCCAATCAGCCAACAACAGCCAAAAAAAATCTTTTAAAATAGGAGTAATCCAATTAGTAGAACATAACGCGCTTGATGCTGCTAATAAAGGATTTATCCAGGGACTTAAAGATCGCGGTTATGTGGAAGGAAAAAACATCACAGTCGACCAGCAAAACGCGCAGGCAGATCAGTCCAACCTGCAGAATATTGCCCAGCGTTTTGTTTCCAATAATGATGATTTGATCTGTGCTATTGCTACTCCTGCTGCTCAAACAATGGCTAATGCTACAAAAAAAATTCCCATTGTAGGTACAGCCATAACTGATTACAAGGCAGCCCGTCTCGTCACTTCTGATGAAAAACCGGGCGGCAATGTAACAGGAACCAGTGATATGAGTCCGATAAAAAAACAAATCGATCTTTTAATAAAGTTATTTCCCAACGCTAAAACAATAGGTACTGTATATTCTTCCAGCGAAATTAATTCAGAAATTCAAGTAAAAGCAATGACTCAATATGCCGAATCAAAAGGCCTGACCGTAAAAACTGCCACTGTTTCGACTGTCAATGATATCCAGCAGGCTGCCCAGAGTCTCGTAGGCAGTGTTGATGTATTTTATGAACCAACTGATAATATTATTGCCTCTGCAATGCCTACACTCACTGCTATAACTGATGCTGCTAAGATTCCTGTTATATGTGCAGAACCAAATATGGTAAAAAAAGGTGGACTGGCTACATATGGCATCGACTATTATAAACTGGGGATACAGACAGGCCACATGGCAGCAGACATCCTGGACGGAAAATCAAAACCCGCTGATATGCCTATCGAAACGGCCAAGGATCTAAAAATAACTATAAATAAAAAAGACGCCGCTACTCTTGGTATTACTATTCCAGCTGATCTGGAAAAAAATGCGGATATCATTGAATAA